In the Pseudanabaena sp. PCC 7367 genome, one interval contains:
- a CDS encoding copper-translocating P-type ATPase, giving the protein MSESDSHNQMKHDHGSDRQHHSHAHHQNHDSHDHGGHDKHAGHSPEMFKQRFFGSLVLTLPILYFSQQLQDWLSYQAVSFPGSVWISPLFGIVIYFYGGWVFIQGAWHEFQSKIGMMTLIALAISVAFIYSLAVSLGLEGKPFYWELATLIDIMLLGHWVEMASVQGASQALQELSSLVPNEAHLIRDGEIQDIPVDQIQVEDVILIRPGEQIPNDGEVIEGNTNVNESFLTGESKPVSKKVGDEVVAGSVNTEGSVQVKVNRIGNDTAISQIMRLVEEAQSSRSRYQALADKVAYWLTLVAIASGSLTFVVWLSINDLVFAINRAVTVLVITCPHALGLAIPLVIANSTGLAAKNGILVRNRDALERAKDIKIMAFDKTGTLTKGKFGVQNITVAKIQQKQALAVAAALETASEHPLAKAIVEAANQYELDLPKMKDFQTVTGQGVEGQVDGQTYRLGRPEWVKEQNLKLPDSLQAGLAKADDRGESAVVLMDKDQAIAVISMADQVRERARATIDRLHQMDVKAVMITGDAEAVARSVADDLGIDRYYARVLPEDKVNRIKALRKEAPTAFVGDGINDAAALLEANMGLAIGAGTNVAIESADLVLINDEPLDAVKALNLAKKTYRKMLQNLFWATGYNVLAIPLAAGVLSKWGIVLSPAVGALLMSFSTVIVAINAVMLRRAKLT; this is encoded by the coding sequence ATGTCGGAATCAGATTCCCACAACCAGATGAAGCATGATCATGGCAGCGATCGCCAACACCATAGCCATGCGCATCATCAAAATCATGATTCCCATGATCATGGTGGTCATGATAAACATGCAGGTCACAGTCCTGAGATGTTTAAGCAACGTTTTTTTGGATCGCTAGTTCTAACTCTGCCGATTCTTTACTTCTCCCAACAGCTTCAGGATTGGTTGAGCTATCAAGCTGTTTCATTCCCCGGCTCCGTCTGGATTAGCCCACTTTTTGGCATTGTCATCTACTTCTATGGTGGCTGGGTGTTTATCCAAGGGGCTTGGCATGAATTTCAGAGCAAGATCGGCATGATGACACTGATTGCCCTGGCGATCTCAGTGGCGTTTATCTATAGCCTGGCCGTGTCTTTAGGATTGGAAGGCAAACCCTTCTACTGGGAGTTGGCCACCCTGATCGATATTATGCTGTTGGGGCACTGGGTAGAAATGGCCTCAGTACAGGGGGCAAGTCAAGCACTGCAAGAATTATCAAGTCTGGTTCCCAACGAAGCCCACTTAATCCGAGATGGAGAGATTCAAGATATACCTGTCGATCAGATTCAGGTTGAGGATGTGATCTTAATCCGTCCTGGTGAACAGATTCCTAATGATGGTGAGGTGATCGAAGGTAACACCAATGTTAATGAATCTTTTTTGACCGGGGAATCAAAGCCAGTTTCTAAAAAGGTGGGAGATGAGGTTGTAGCAGGCTCGGTCAATACTGAAGGCTCGGTGCAGGTTAAAGTAAACCGAATTGGAAATGATACGGCGATCAGTCAAATCATGCGGCTGGTGGAAGAAGCCCAATCCTCTCGCAGTCGTTACCAGGCACTTGCAGACAAAGTAGCCTATTGGCTCACCTTGGTGGCGATCGCTTCGGGCTCGCTTACTTTCGTGGTCTGGCTGTCTATCAATGATTTAGTATTTGCGATCAATCGGGCGGTGACGGTGCTGGTGATTACCTGTCCCCATGCTTTGGGTCTGGCTATCCCTCTGGTAATTGCTAACTCTACTGGACTAGCCGCTAAAAATGGGATTCTAGTGCGGAATCGGGATGCCCTAGAACGAGCCAAAGATATTAAAATTATGGCTTTTGATAAGACTGGAACTCTTACTAAGGGTAAGTTTGGTGTGCAGAATATTACAGTTGCCAAAATACAGCAAAAACAAGCACTAGCCGTTGCCGCAGCCCTAGAAACCGCTTCTGAGCACCCCCTAGCTAAGGCGATTGTAGAAGCTGCGAATCAGTATGAGCTTGATTTGCCTAAAATGAAAGACTTTCAGACTGTCACTGGCCAGGGAGTAGAAGGGCAAGTTGATGGCCAAACCTATCGTCTGGGTCGCCCTGAATGGGTAAAGGAACAAAACTTGAAATTACCAGATAGCTTGCAAGCAGGATTAGCCAAAGCTGACGATCGCGGCGAAAGTGCCGTAGTGCTAATGGACAAAGACCAAGCGATCGCAGTTATTTCGATGGCTGATCAGGTTAGAGAAAGAGCCCGCGCTACCATCGATCGCCTGCATCAAATGGATGTGAAGGCAGTGATGATTACCGGTGATGCCGAAGCCGTAGCCCGTAGTGTAGCCGATGATTTGGGCATCGATCGCTACTATGCGCGGGTATTGCCAGAGGATAAAGTGAACCGGATCAAAGCATTACGAAAAGAGGCTCCCACCGCATTTGTGGGTGATGGCATTAATGACGCGGCTGCCCTATTGGAGGCAAATATGGGGTTAGCGATCGGTGCTGGTACTAATGTGGCGATCGAATCGGCCGATCTGGTTTTAATTAATGACGAGCCCCTGGATGCAGTAAAAGCCTTAAATTTAGCCAAAAAGACCTATCGCAAAATGCTTCAAAACCTTTTCTGGGCAACTGGCTATAACGTGTTGGCAATCCCTCTTGCTGCTGGAGTGCTATCTAAATGGGGGATAGTTTTATCACCAGCAGTTGGTGCTTTGCTGATGAGTTTTTCAACTGTGATTGTGGCAATCAATGCGGTGATGCTACGTCGCGCCAAGCTTACTTAA
- a CDS encoding multicopper oxidase family protein, which produces MNKLKRRQFIVLGAAGAGLALASNWLISKNRSTLARDAEITSPQLYKSANGLLEVELEASYRSVQLGGNTASLLSYNGTIPGPRLEVNAGDTVRINFTNNLSQPTNLHYHGPHIPPTGSGDNIFLDIAPGDRFTYEFTIAKDHPAGLSWYHPHRHGYVAEQVFGGLAGLFVIRGDLDRIPEVQTAKEEFFVLQDFDLDRNGQMQTLNPMARSFGREGNVIALNGQIAPEISIPNDRFLRLRLLNASTSRFYRLALTNNHPMYLIATDGGGIAEPVEISELLMAPGERAEVLIRGEREPKTYELLNLPYDRGGMGMMGRGNMMGGFTSNNNRVLATLTCQGSVPKLSLPKQLITVNNLPEPITTRQFVLNHGMAPGMGMVFLVNGQPYEPDRIDTRVKLGTVEDWELINNGVMDHPFHLHVNPFQVISRNDVPEPYQAWRDTVLVRAGETVRIRIPFRDFAGKTVYHCHILDHEDMGMMGNLEIQA; this is translated from the coding sequence ATGAACAAATTAAAGCGCCGTCAATTTATTGTCCTGGGGGCTGCGGGTGCAGGGCTAGCTTTAGCTTCAAATTGGTTAATCAGTAAAAATCGCTCAACTCTTGCCCGTGATGCGGAAATTACTTCACCCCAGCTATACAAGAGTGCTAACGGATTATTAGAGGTTGAGCTAGAAGCTAGCTATCGATCGGTGCAACTAGGTGGAAACACTGCATCATTGCTTAGCTATAACGGCACAATACCGGGGCCACGCCTTGAAGTTAATGCTGGTGACACAGTACGGATTAACTTTACTAATAATCTGTCTCAGCCAACTAATTTGCATTACCACGGCCCCCATATCCCGCCCACAGGTAGTGGTGATAATATCTTTCTTGATATTGCCCCAGGCGATCGCTTTACCTATGAATTTACGATCGCTAAAGACCACCCTGCCGGGCTTTCCTGGTATCACCCCCATCGTCATGGTTATGTAGCTGAGCAGGTATTTGGTGGGTTAGCCGGGTTGTTTGTGATCCGTGGTGATTTAGATCGCATTCCCGAAGTGCAAACAGCCAAAGAAGAGTTTTTTGTCTTACAGGATTTTGATCTGGATCGTAATGGTCAAATGCAGACATTAAATCCTATGGCGCGATCGTTTGGCAGGGAAGGTAATGTTATTGCGCTTAATGGCCAAATTGCACCAGAGATAAGCATCCCCAACGATCGCTTTCTGCGATTGCGATTGCTCAATGCTTCCACATCACGTTTTTATCGCCTTGCGCTCACTAATAATCATCCCATGTATCTGATCGCTACCGATGGCGGCGGCATAGCTGAGCCAGTAGAAATTTCGGAGTTGTTAATGGCTCCAGGTGAGAGGGCTGAAGTGCTGATTAGAGGGGAGCGTGAGCCTAAAACCTATGAACTGCTTAATTTGCCCTATGACCGAGGTGGCATGGGGATGATGGGACGCGGCAATATGATGGGTGGATTCACTAGCAATAATAATCGAGTTTTAGCTACCTTAACCTGTCAAGGCTCTGTGCCTAAGCTGTCTCTACCCAAGCAATTGATTACGGTTAATAACTTGCCCGAACCAATCACAACCAGGCAATTTGTCCTCAATCATGGCATGGCTCCAGGCATGGGTATGGTTTTTCTAGTCAATGGTCAACCCTACGAACCCGATCGGATTGATACCAGGGTGAAACTTGGCACGGTTGAAGATTGGGAACTTATTAATAACGGCGTGATGGATCACCCATTCCATTTGCACGTTAATCCCTTTCAGGTGATTAGCCGCAATGACGTACCAGAGCCATATCAGGCTTGGCGAGATACTGTTTTGGTGCGGGCTGGTGAAACAGTTCGGATCCGTATTCCGTTCCGTGATTTTGCTGGCAAGACCGTATATCACTGCCACATTCTTGACCACGAAGATATGGGCATGATGGGCAATTTAGAGATTCAAGCCTAA
- a CDS encoding P-II family nitrogen regulator, producing the protein MKEIKAIIQASKLDDVKTALIDVGIHGMTASDVQGFGHQKGHIKPNPGSDYDRIESTLALMVLGGMFVGPSFTKKYAVQLLPKTQIEVVVEDDQVDEAVKKILAVANTGEIGDGKIFITNVNETIRLRTGERGDEAL; encoded by the coding sequence GTGAAAGAAATAAAGGCGATCATCCAAGCTTCCAAACTAGATGATGTCAAAACCGCTCTGATCGATGTTGGTATTCATGGTATGACTGCATCAGACGTTCAGGGTTTTGGTCACCAGAAGGGACATATAAAGCCTAATCCTGGCTCCGATTACGATCGGATTGAATCAACTTTAGCCTTGATGGTGCTTGGTGGCATGTTTGTTGGCCCTAGCTTCACCAAAAAATATGCAGTTCAATTGTTGCCCAAAACCCAGATCGAAGTAGTAGTTGAAGATGACCAGGTTGATGAAGCGGTAAAAAAAATTCTTGCCGTTGCCAACACTGGTGAGATTGGCGATGGCAAGATATTTATCACTAATGTCAATGAGACAATTCGCTTGCGTACTGGCGAAAGAGGCGATGAAGCCCTTTAA
- a CDS encoding acyl-CoA dehydrogenase family protein — protein sequence MQVLENLSQQASPTYNLENPLSDPNFANLIKQELEPIVKDIDLKGVYPQQFMHKVGKLGGFAQSVPTELGGAAKGLKATTQVIEAISNQCMSTGFIAWCQVACVWYLQKSENKYLHREVLPKVASGEVLAGTGLSNPMKHFANIEKIAIEAKPCDGGYVLNGLLPWVSNIDAGHYFAVVAKIADTEDYMMAIVSEGDFPGLTLRQNAHFIALEGTKTFSCVLRDVFVADQFVLSAPCDQYIPRIKPGFILTQVGMGLGLVNSCIELIQRSNKRLGHVNYFLDDQAEELASELEMLRLRTYTLADRIDAFEGDYDPELDREAIQARITAAELSLKAANSAMLHAGARAYLHGSPQERKLREAYFVAIVTPALKHLKKMLHHMSASTALV from the coding sequence ATGCAGGTACTGGAAAATTTATCCCAGCAGGCTAGTCCTACCTATAACTTAGAAAATCCCTTAAGCGATCCTAATTTCGCCAACTTAATTAAGCAGGAATTAGAACCGATCGTTAAGGACATCGACTTAAAGGGCGTTTACCCCCAGCAATTTATGCATAAGGTGGGCAAATTGGGTGGATTTGCTCAGTCAGTGCCAACCGAGCTTGGTGGTGCCGCCAAGGGGTTGAAAGCAACGACCCAGGTGATCGAAGCGATCTCCAATCAATGCATGAGCACTGGTTTTATTGCCTGGTGTCAGGTGGCCTGTGTCTGGTATTTGCAAAAAAGTGAAAATAAATATTTGCATCGTGAGGTATTACCAAAGGTTGCCTCTGGCGAAGTGCTGGCAGGAACTGGTTTATCCAACCCGATGAAGCATTTTGCCAATATTGAAAAGATTGCGATCGAAGCGAAGCCCTGTGATGGCGGTTATGTGCTAAATGGTCTGTTGCCCTGGGTTTCAAATATTGATGCGGGTCACTATTTCGCAGTGGTAGCAAAAATTGCCGATACTGAAGACTACATGATGGCGATCGTGTCGGAGGGAGATTTCCCTGGCTTGACCCTGCGGCAGAATGCCCACTTCATTGCCCTGGAAGGTACTAAAACCTTTAGCTGTGTGCTGCGGGATGTGTTTGTAGCCGATCAGTTTGTACTATCTGCGCCTTGCGATCAATATATACCCAGAATCAAACCAGGTTTTATTCTTACTCAGGTGGGGATGGGGTTGGGTTTGGTGAATAGCTGCATTGAATTAATCCAGCGATCGAATAAGCGCCTGGGACATGTGAATTATTTTCTGGATGATCAAGCCGAAGAGCTGGCATCAGAACTAGAAATGTTGCGACTGCGAACCTATACCCTCGCCGATCGGATCGATGCCTTTGAGGGAGATTATGATCCCGAACTCGATCGAGAAGCGATTCAGGCCAGAATTACAGCGGCAGAACTTTCCCTCAAGGCGGCAAATTCAGCAATGCTTCATGCTGGCGCGAGGGCTTATTTACATGGTAGTCCGCAGGAACGGAAGCTACGGGAGGCTTATTTTGTGGCGATCGTTACCCCTGCGCTCAAGCACCTCAAAAAAATGCTACACCACATGAGTGCTTCGACTGCTTTGGTTTAA